The following coding sequences lie in one Enterococcus sp. 9E7_DIV0242 genomic window:
- a CDS encoding ABC transporter ATP-binding protein, with amino-acid sequence MVLLEVKDMAKAYPSFEIRDISFTIPAGKIIGLIGKNGAGKSTTLKAILNLIPMDRGQVMMFGKEFLKEEIFCKQNLGVVLGGFDFYKEKKLRDITKVTKRFYPNWDEEAYQQYLTTFSLDPDKKVKELSAGMQVKYSIALALSHQAKLLIFDEPTSGLDPVSRDELIAIFLQIVKNGERSILFSTHITSDLEKCADNVIYIKEGAIVGSATKQAFIQSFQYLKTPEDLDDLSLEEIMIRMEGKRYDF; translated from the coding sequence ATGGTATTACTTGAGGTCAAAGATATGGCAAAGGCGTATCCATCTTTTGAAATTCGTGACATCAGTTTTACGATTCCAGCAGGAAAAATCATTGGCTTGATTGGCAAAAATGGTGCAGGTAAATCAACGACTCTGAAAGCTATCTTGAATCTGATTCCAATGGATCGAGGACAGGTGATGATGTTTGGGAAAGAGTTTTTAAAGGAAGAAATTTTTTGTAAGCAAAATTTGGGTGTTGTACTGGGTGGTTTTGATTTCTATAAGGAAAAAAAGCTTAGAGATATTACGAAGGTGACGAAACGATTTTATCCGAATTGGGATGAAGAAGCTTACCAACAATATTTAACGACTTTTTCTTTAGATCCGGACAAAAAGGTCAAAGAGTTGTCTGCAGGGATGCAGGTCAAGTATTCTATTGCGCTGGCTCTTTCTCATCAAGCCAAGCTGTTGATTTTCGACGAGCCGACAAGTGGTCTTGATCCGGTGTCACGTGATGAGTTGATTGCGATTTTTTTACAGATCGTCAAAAACGGGGAACGAAGTATTCTTTTTTCGACCCACATCACATCTGATTTAGAGAAGTGTGCGGATAATGTCATTTATATCAAGGAAGGTGCTATAGTTGGATCGGCGACTAAGCAGGCATTTATTCAGTCTTTCCAGTACCTAAAAACACCAGAAGATCTCGATGATTTGTCTTTGGAGGAAATTATGATCCGAATGGAGGGCAAACGCTATGATTTCTAA
- a CDS encoding helix-turn-helix domain-containing protein has protein sequence MNNQKNLIAENLRYLRSKTSWSQEFIAEKIGVSRQAVAKWENGESMPDLINCTLLADLYEVSLNDLVRHDPESTGMPIGPVNKYIFGVVTVGERGQVVLPKKARDTLGIKAGDTLVVLGDTNPATEGLAMLKNSTFSRVTGQAIDNLIPRKEEQ, from the coding sequence GAAAATTTACGCTATTTACGCAGTAAAACGAGCTGGTCTCAGGAGTTTATCGCAGAAAAAATCGGTGTTTCCCGTCAAGCTGTTGCGAAGTGGGAAAATGGAGAGTCAATGCCAGATTTGATTAACTGTACATTATTAGCTGATTTGTATGAGGTATCATTGAATGATCTTGTTCGTCATGATCCGGAATCAACGGGCATGCCGATTGGTCCGGTGAATAAATATATTTTTGGTGTGGTTACTGTAGGTGAGCGTGGTCAAGTCGTACTTCCGAAGAAAGCACGCGACACCTTAGGCATCAAAGCCGGTGACACACTCGTTGTGCTTGGGGATACGAATCCAGCAACCGAGGGACTTGCAATGCTCAAAAATTCAACGTTTTCTCGAGTGACGGGACAAGCAATAGACAATCTTATACCAAGAAAAGAGGAGCAGTGA